In a genomic window of Saccharothrix sp. HUAS TT1:
- a CDS encoding adenosylmethionine--8-amino-7-oxononanoate transaminase → MERDELLKLDQAHVWHPYGPMPGTHEPLVVASAEGVRLRLDDGRELVDGMSSWWAAIHGYRHPVLDAAVRDQLGRMSHVMFGGLTHEPAVALAARLVEITPEPLQHVFLSDSGSVSVEVAVKMALQHWRSQGRPEKRRLMTWRGGYHGDTFQPMAVCDPDGGMHALWRGVLPEQVFASAPPRDLDTAYVQELADTVERHAGELAAVIVEPVVQGAGGMRFHDPRYLHVLRELTLANDVLLIFDEIATGFGRTGELFAADHAGISPDVLCLGKALTGGYLSMAATLCTSRVADGISRGEVPVLAHGPTFMGNPLASAVALASTDLLLAQDWRSSVRRIEAGLRSGLAQAPGDVRVLGAIGVVQLDHQVDVAAATAAAVDRGVWLRPFRDLIYTMPPFISTDDDVAAITSAVVAAAEASRAQQG, encoded by the coding sequence GTGGAGCGCGATGAGCTGCTGAAGCTGGACCAGGCGCACGTCTGGCACCCGTACGGCCCGATGCCGGGCACCCACGAGCCGCTGGTCGTCGCCTCGGCCGAGGGTGTCCGGCTCCGGCTGGACGACGGGCGCGAGCTGGTCGACGGCATGTCGTCGTGGTGGGCCGCGATCCACGGCTACCGGCACCCGGTGCTCGACGCGGCGGTGCGCGACCAGCTCGGCCGGATGAGCCACGTCATGTTCGGCGGCCTGACCCACGAGCCCGCGGTGGCGCTGGCGGCGCGGCTGGTGGAGATCACGCCCGAGCCGTTGCAGCACGTGTTCCTGTCCGACTCGGGCTCGGTGTCGGTCGAGGTCGCGGTCAAGATGGCGTTGCAGCACTGGCGCTCCCAGGGGCGGCCGGAGAAGCGGCGGCTGATGACCTGGCGCGGCGGGTACCACGGCGACACGTTCCAGCCCATGGCCGTGTGCGACCCGGACGGCGGGATGCACGCGCTGTGGCGGGGCGTGCTGCCGGAGCAGGTGTTCGCGTCCGCGCCGCCGCGCGACCTGGACACCGCGTACGTGCAGGAGCTGGCGGACACCGTCGAGCGGCACGCGGGCGAGCTGGCCGCGGTCATCGTGGAGCCGGTGGTGCAGGGCGCGGGCGGCATGCGCTTCCACGACCCGCGCTACCTGCACGTGCTGCGCGAGCTGACGCTGGCCAACGACGTGCTGCTGATCTTCGACGAGATCGCCACCGGCTTCGGCCGCACCGGCGAGCTGTTCGCCGCCGACCACGCCGGGATCAGCCCGGACGTCCTGTGCCTCGGCAAGGCGCTGACCGGCGGCTACCTGTCGATGGCGGCGACCCTGTGCACGTCGCGGGTGGCCGACGGGATCTCGCGCGGCGAGGTGCCGGTGCTGGCGCACGGGCCGACGTTCATGGGCAACCCGCTGGCCTCGGCGGTGGCGCTGGCGTCCACCGACCTGCTGCTGGCGCAGGACTGGCGGTCGTCGGTGCGGCGGATCGAGGCCGGGCTGCGGTCCGGGCTCGCGCAGGCCCCCGGTGACGTGCGGGTGCTCGGCGCGATCGGCGTCGTGCAGCTGGACCACCAGGTGGACGTGGCCGCCGCCACCGCCGCGGCCGTCGACCGCGGGGTGTGGCTGCGGCCGTTCCGCGACCTGATCTACACCATGCCGCCGTTCATCAGCACCGACGACGACGTGGCCGCGATCACCTCGGCCGTCGTCGCGGCGGCCGAGGCGTCACGCGCGCAGCAGGGTTGA
- a CDS encoding glutaredoxin family protein yields the protein MSEIVLYGADWCGDCRRAKAWLREHEVPFTEVDVEHDDAARDRAIEHAGGRKNIPVVVLPDGRVLVEPTNTELAAAVQG from the coding sequence ATGAGTGAGATCGTTCTCTACGGCGCGGACTGGTGCGGCGACTGCCGGCGGGCCAAGGCATGGCTGCGGGAGCACGAAGTCCCGTTCACCGAGGTCGACGTCGAGCACGACGACGCGGCCCGCGACCGGGCGATCGAGCACGCGGGCGGGCGCAAGAACATCCCGGTCGTGGTGCTGCCCGACGGCCGCGTGCTGGTCGAGCCGACGAACACCGAGCTGGCCGCCGCGGTCCAGGGCTGA
- the bioD gene encoding dethiobiotin synthase has translation MSVLVITGTGTEVGKTVVVAALAALAAADGRRVAVLKPAQTGVADGEPGDLAEVVRLAGPVTTRELRRYPEPLAPATAARRSGLPTLHPSHIASAAVALDETHDLVLVEGAGGLLVRFDDAGSTIADAAWALNAPVLVVAHPGLGTLNMTALTAEALLRRGLESVGVVVGRWPAAPDLAARTNLVDLPEAAGAPLLGVLPDGAAALGRPEFVELAREGLSPWFGGTFDPDKFAAPHSC, from the coding sequence GTGAGCGTCCTCGTGATCACCGGCACGGGCACCGAGGTCGGCAAGACGGTCGTCGTCGCCGCCCTGGCGGCGCTGGCCGCGGCCGACGGTCGGCGGGTCGCCGTGCTCAAGCCCGCGCAGACCGGCGTCGCCGACGGCGAACCGGGCGACCTGGCCGAGGTGGTCCGCCTCGCGGGCCCCGTCACCACCCGTGAGCTGCGCCGGTACCCCGAACCGCTGGCGCCCGCGACGGCCGCGCGCCGGTCCGGGCTGCCCACCCTGCACCCCAGCCACATCGCCTCGGCGGCCGTGGCGCTGGACGAGACGCACGACCTGGTGCTGGTCGAGGGCGCGGGCGGGCTGCTGGTCCGGTTCGACGACGCGGGCTCGACCATCGCCGACGCGGCGTGGGCGCTCAACGCGCCCGTGCTGGTCGTCGCCCACCCGGGCCTGGGCACGCTGAACATGACCGCGCTGACCGCCGAGGCCCTGCTCCGCCGCGGGCTGGAGTCGGTCGGCGTCGTGGTGGGCCGCTGGCCCGCCGCGCCCGACCTGGCCGCCCGGACCAACCTGGTCGACCTGCCGGAGGCCGCGGGCGCGCCGCTGCTCGGCGTGCTGCCCGACGGCGCGGCGGCGCTGGGCCGGCCGGAGTTCGTGGAGCTGGCCCGGGAGGGCCTGTCGCCGTGGTTCGGCGGCACGTTCGACCCGGACAAGTTCGCCGCGCCGCACTCCTGCTGA
- the bioB gene encoding biotin synthase BioB yields the protein MTAAPEQVDVLSVAREQVLEQGVGLSEEQVLEVLRLPDERIPDLLELAHAVRMRWCGPEVEVEGIVSLKTGGCPEDCHFCSQSGQFPSPVRSAWLDVPGLVKAARQTAETGATEFCIVAAVRGPDKRLLSQVRDGIKAIRDDGNDIQIACSLGMLTQEQVDELVDMGVHRYNHNLETARSHFPNVVTTHSWEERWDTLKMIRDAGMEVCCGGIIGMGETLAQRAEFAVQLAALEPDEVPLNFLIPNPGTPYENYPVVEGPDALRAVGAFRLALPRTILRFAGGRELTFGDLGAKQGMLGGVNAIIVGNYLTNLGRPAQQDLDMLTELSMPIKELSKTL from the coding sequence GTGACCGCAGCCCCTGAACAGGTCGATGTCCTCAGCGTTGCCCGCGAGCAGGTGCTGGAGCAGGGCGTCGGGTTGTCCGAGGAGCAGGTGCTCGAAGTCCTCCGACTGCCCGACGAGCGGATCCCGGACCTGCTGGAGCTGGCGCACGCCGTGCGGATGCGCTGGTGCGGCCCGGAGGTCGAGGTCGAGGGCATCGTGTCGCTCAAGACCGGCGGCTGCCCCGAGGACTGCCACTTCTGCTCCCAGTCCGGGCAGTTCCCGTCGCCGGTGCGGTCGGCGTGGCTGGACGTCCCCGGCCTGGTGAAGGCGGCCCGGCAGACCGCCGAGACCGGCGCGACCGAGTTCTGCATCGTCGCCGCCGTGCGCGGGCCGGACAAGCGGCTGCTGTCGCAGGTGCGCGACGGCATCAAGGCCATCCGCGACGACGGCAACGACATCCAGATCGCGTGCTCGCTCGGCATGCTCACCCAGGAGCAGGTGGACGAGCTGGTGGACATGGGCGTCCACCGCTACAACCACAACCTGGAGACGGCCCGCTCCCACTTCCCGAACGTGGTCACCACGCACTCGTGGGAGGAGCGGTGGGACACGCTGAAGATGATCCGCGACGCGGGCATGGAGGTCTGCTGCGGCGGCATCATCGGCATGGGCGAGACGCTGGCGCAGCGCGCCGAGTTCGCCGTGCAGCTGGCCGCGCTGGAGCCCGACGAGGTGCCGCTGAACTTCCTGATCCCCAACCCCGGCACCCCGTACGAGAACTACCCGGTGGTCGAGGGCCCCGACGCGCTGCGGGCGGTCGGCGCGTTCCGGCTCGCCCTGCCGCGCACGATCCTGCGCTTCGCCGGCGGCCGTGAGCTGACCTTCGGCGACCTCGGCGCCAAGCAGGGCATGCTCGGCGGCGTCAACGCGATCATCGTCGGCAACTACCTGACCAACCTCGGCCGCCCGGCGCAGCAGGACCTCGACATGCTGACCGAGCTGTCCATGCCGATCAAGGAACTGAGCAAGACGCTGTGA
- a CDS encoding DUF2567 domain-containing protein produces MAEQPVDERATPVRVPPAPAFEYYYVAQRPRVVVKRDLLPAFSVLSGTSLFGLPLGWLWAWLAPPQNVVAQQDGSMIPVTGESYHRLDGLMLFVLMGLGAGLITGIAVWLLRERRGPVVMVAAVLGSVLAAYLGQLTGAGTASGDYAVGAAPAVGDVIALAPVLETWWGLLAWPLGTALAYGCLAAWNGLDDLGRRLG; encoded by the coding sequence GTGGCGGAGCAACCGGTGGACGAGCGGGCGACGCCCGTTCGGGTGCCACCCGCGCCGGCGTTCGAGTACTACTACGTGGCGCAGCGGCCGCGCGTCGTGGTGAAGCGCGACCTGCTGCCCGCGTTCTCCGTGCTGTCCGGGACCTCGCTGTTCGGGTTGCCGCTGGGGTGGTTGTGGGCGTGGCTCGCGCCGCCGCAGAACGTGGTGGCGCAGCAGGACGGGTCGATGATCCCGGTCACCGGCGAGAGCTACCACCGGCTCGACGGGCTGATGCTGTTCGTGCTGATGGGACTGGGCGCCGGTCTGATCACCGGCATCGCGGTGTGGTTGCTGCGGGAGCGGCGCGGCCCGGTGGTGATGGTCGCGGCCGTGCTCGGCTCGGTCCTGGCCGCCTACCTGGGCCAGCTGACCGGCGCCGGGACGGCGAGCGGCGACTACGCCGTCGGCGCCGCGCCTGCGGTGGGTGACGTCATAGCCCTGGCTCCGGTGCTGGAGACGTGGTGGGGCTTGCTGGCGTGGCCCTTGGGCACGGCGCTGGCGTACGGCTGCCTGGCCGCGTGGAACGGCTTGGACGACCTGGGTCGGCGTCTCGGCTAG
- a CDS encoding putative hydro-lyase has product MTTMTPAEVRARHTGQTAGLAEGFAQANLIAVPHDWAYDVLLFALRNPEACPVLDVTDKGGTTTVLAEGADLTRDVPRYRVWEHGVLVDEPTDASGHWRDDLVAFLIGCSFTFESALTRADVPLRYVEQRRNVPMYVTDRECRPAGRLHGPMVVSMRYVPADLVEVATEVTARMPAVHGAPVHVGDPRALGIEDLDRPDFGDRTEPHAGDVPVFWACGVTPQAAVMASKPPFAITHAPGHMFVTDVPDLAYRL; this is encoded by the coding sequence ATGACCACGATGACACCGGCCGAAGTGCGCGCCCGCCACACCGGACAGACCGCCGGGCTCGCCGAGGGCTTCGCCCAGGCCAACCTGATCGCCGTGCCGCACGACTGGGCCTACGACGTGCTGCTGTTCGCCCTGCGCAACCCCGAGGCGTGCCCGGTCCTGGACGTCACCGACAAGGGCGGCACGACCACGGTCCTCGCGGAGGGCGCCGACTTGACGCGCGACGTGCCGCGCTACCGGGTCTGGGAGCACGGCGTGCTGGTGGACGAGCCCACCGACGCGTCCGGGCACTGGCGCGACGACCTGGTCGCGTTCCTGATCGGGTGCAGCTTCACGTTCGAGTCGGCCCTGACGCGGGCGGACGTGCCGCTGCGGTACGTCGAGCAGCGCCGCAACGTGCCGATGTACGTGACGGACCGCGAGTGCCGCCCGGCCGGTCGGCTGCACGGCCCGATGGTGGTGTCGATGCGGTACGTCCCGGCCGACCTGGTCGAGGTCGCCACGGAGGTCACCGCCCGGATGCCGGCCGTCCACGGCGCGCCGGTCCACGTCGGCGACCCGCGCGCGCTGGGCATCGAGGACCTGGACCGACCGGACTTCGGCGACCGCACCGAGCCGCACGCCGGCGACGTGCCGGTCTTCTGGGCCTGCGGCGTGACACCGCAGGCGGCGGTGATGGCGTCGAAGCCGCCGTTCGCGATCACCCACGCGCCGGGGCACATGTTCGTCACCGACGTGCCCGACTTGGCGTACCGGCTCTAG
- a CDS encoding MFS transporter — MSTTDIGTTKDGRGPFAWFHTLGRNGKRAFVGAFGGYGLDAYDFQVLPLGLFAISAYFGLSTGQAGLLNTVTLVVSALGGAIAGILADRVGRVRTLMITVITYAVFTVLCGFATSYEMLMVFRALQGLGFGGEWAAGAILVAEYCKPQYRGRTVAFIQSSWAVGWGLSVIVYTAVFSFLPQDVAWRVLFWTGAIPAVLVFYVRRNVKDAPRAERALRTSERRGSFRDVFRGGLGRTTFFAALLATGVQGGYYTLASWVPTFLKTERGLSVVGTGGYLALLISGAFAGYVTGGYLTDLLGRKRTFTLFAVLSAILIVVFTQIPAGANGLILLVTFPLGFATSAIFSGFGSFLAELYPTELRGTGQGFTYNFGRAVGAFFPAAVGFLAGSAGVGGAMTFGAIAYGIAVLALLGLPETKGVELR; from the coding sequence GTGAGCACCACGGACATCGGCACCACCAAGGACGGACGAGGACCGTTCGCCTGGTTCCACACGTTGGGCCGCAACGGCAAGCGGGCCTTCGTCGGGGCGTTCGGCGGCTACGGCCTGGACGCCTACGACTTCCAGGTCCTGCCCCTCGGCCTGTTCGCCATCAGCGCCTACTTCGGCCTCAGCACCGGCCAGGCGGGCCTGCTCAACACCGTCACGCTCGTCGTCTCCGCCCTCGGCGGCGCGATCGCGGGCATCCTCGCGGACCGCGTCGGCCGGGTCCGCACCCTCATGATCACGGTCATCACGTACGCCGTCTTCACCGTCCTGTGCGGCTTCGCCACCAGCTACGAGATGCTGATGGTCTTCCGCGCCCTGCAGGGCCTCGGCTTCGGCGGCGAGTGGGCGGCGGGCGCGATCCTGGTCGCCGAGTACTGCAAGCCGCAGTACCGGGGCCGCACGGTCGCGTTCATCCAGAGCTCGTGGGCCGTCGGCTGGGGCCTGAGCGTGATCGTCTACACCGCCGTGTTCAGCTTCCTGCCCCAGGACGTCGCCTGGCGCGTGCTGTTCTGGACCGGCGCGATCCCCGCCGTCCTCGTCTTCTACGTGCGCCGCAACGTCAAGGACGCGCCGCGCGCCGAGCGGGCGCTCCGGACCAGCGAGCGCAGGGGCAGCTTCCGGGACGTCTTCCGGGGCGGGCTCGGCCGCACCACGTTCTTCGCCGCGCTCCTCGCCACCGGCGTCCAGGGCGGCTACTACACCCTGGCGAGCTGGGTGCCGACGTTCCTCAAGACCGAACGGGGCCTCAGCGTCGTCGGCACCGGCGGGTACCTGGCCCTGCTCATCAGCGGCGCGTTCGCGGGCTACGTCACCGGCGGCTACCTGACCGACCTGCTCGGCCGCAAGCGCACGTTCACCCTGTTCGCCGTGCTCAGCGCGATCCTCATCGTCGTGTTCACCCAGATCCCGGCGGGCGCGAACGGCCTGATCCTGCTGGTCACGTTCCCGCTCGGGTTCGCCACGTCGGCGATCTTCAGCGGGTTCGGCTCGTTCCTGGCCGAGCTGTACCCGACGGAGCTGCGCGGCACCGGCCAGGGCTTCACCTACAACTTCGGCCGCGCGGTCGGCGCGTTCTTCCCGGCCGCCGTGGGCTTCCTGGCCGGCAGCGCGGGCGTCGGCGGCGCGATGACCTTCGGCGCCATCGCCTACGGCATCGCCGTGCTGGCCCTGCTCGGCCTCCCCGAGACGAAAGGCGTCGAACTGCGATGA
- a CDS encoding type I 3-dehydroquinate dehydratase: protein MNGLRALLDEGVPLVAVSFDDTDSEQAAEQARSAGVDVAELRVDRFSRTDAAHVRDQVRAFRGLPVLATVRSAAEGGGWTGSEQERLDLFRELAPLVDAVDVELSAESIAADVVGAAHAAGSLAIVSYHNFDHTPGIGELTEIAAAAKGVGADVVKISTMATTGADLKVLASLLLAEGADSDVVVIAMGAIGTVSRIFFPALGSRLTYTFIGHQPTSGQLDFAETTRLMRLFHPTYDRLKATTA from the coding sequence GTGAACGGCCTGCGCGCGTTGCTGGACGAGGGTGTTCCGCTGGTCGCCGTCAGCTTCGACGACACCGACAGCGAGCAGGCGGCCGAACAGGCCCGTTCCGCCGGTGTCGACGTCGCCGAGCTGCGCGTCGACCGGTTCTCCCGCACCGATGCCGCGCACGTCCGGGACCAGGTGCGCGCGTTCCGCGGCCTGCCGGTGCTGGCGACCGTGCGCTCGGCCGCCGAGGGCGGCGGGTGGACCGGCTCCGAGCAGGAGCGGCTCGACCTGTTCCGCGAACTCGCGCCGCTGGTGGACGCCGTCGACGTGGAGCTGTCGGCGGAGTCGATCGCGGCCGACGTGGTCGGCGCCGCGCACGCGGCCGGTTCGCTGGCGATCGTGTCGTACCACAACTTCGACCACACGCCGGGGATCGGCGAGCTGACCGAAATCGCCGCTGCGGCGAAGGGCGTCGGCGCGGACGTCGTGAAGATCTCCACGATGGCGACGACCGGCGCGGACCTGAAGGTCCTGGCGTCGTTGCTGCTGGCCGAGGGCGCCGATTCGGACGTGGTCGTGATCGCCATGGGCGCGATCGGCACGGTGTCCCGGATCTTCTTCCCGGCGCTCGGCTCCCGGTTGACCTACACGTTCATCGGCCACCAGCCGACGTCCGGCCAGCTCGACTTCGCCGAGACGACCCGCCTGATGCGCCTCTTCCACCCGACCTACGACCGCCTCAAGGCCACCACCGCCTGA
- a CDS encoding LON peptidase substrate-binding domain-containing protein, which translates to MTTTLPLFPLGTVLLPGASLPLHVFEPRYRQLTVDLVTEAVPDRAFGVVSIKQGWEVGAENVEALCEVGCSAILQEARRLPDGRFDLTTTGGRRFRLLDVDEDSAPYLVGTVQWLPDTAAPPEVEAVLPLLAESARAAHGRYRQAARVDGARPPGPDTPLADLAYALADDCLLTVEDRQRLLEETSPARRLRLVRKVLHREAGILGALSAVPAPLSEWGGLPHRN; encoded by the coding sequence GTGACCACGACGCTCCCCCTGTTCCCGCTGGGCACCGTGCTGCTGCCCGGGGCGTCCCTGCCGCTGCACGTGTTCGAGCCGCGGTACCGCCAGCTGACCGTCGACCTGGTGACCGAGGCGGTGCCGGACCGGGCGTTCGGCGTCGTGTCGATCAAGCAGGGCTGGGAGGTCGGCGCGGAGAACGTCGAGGCGCTGTGCGAGGTCGGCTGCTCGGCGATCCTCCAGGAGGCGCGCCGGCTGCCCGACGGGCGGTTCGACCTGACCACGACCGGCGGTCGGCGGTTCCGGCTGCTCGACGTGGACGAGGACAGCGCGCCGTACCTGGTCGGCACGGTGCAATGGCTGCCGGACACCGCCGCGCCGCCGGAGGTCGAGGCGGTGCTGCCGCTGCTGGCGGAGAGCGCGCGGGCCGCGCACGGGCGGTACCGGCAGGCGGCGCGGGTCGACGGCGCCCGGCCGCCGGGCCCGGACACGCCGCTGGCCGACCTGGCGTACGCGTTGGCCGACGACTGCCTGCTCACGGTGGAGGACCGGCAGCGGCTGCTGGAGGAGACGTCGCCCGCCCGGCGGCTGCGGCTGGTGCGGAAGGTGCTGCACCGCGAGGCGGGCATCCTCGGGGCGTTGAGCGCCGTGCCCGCGCCGCTGTCCGAGTGGGGCGGCCTGCCCCACCGCAACTGA
- a CDS encoding NUDIX domain-containing protein translates to MGLAGHEVLAAVLQVRAGSLQVMLWERAREPHAHRWSLPGGGLGDDEDVEASIRRQLAEKVDVRQLSHVEQLAVFSNPARVPGPRVVATAFLGLVPSHMDPVVPSDTAWHPVDALPATAFDHELICRRARNRLASKLSYTNLGFALAPPEFTISALRSLYSAALGYKVSATNLQRVLSRRGLLEPTGGTVQPGPSGGRPAALFRFVSGEMRVTDPFAVLRPPSTRSLGS, encoded by the coding sequence GTGGGACTGGCGGGACATGAGGTTTTGGCCGCGGTGCTCCAGGTGAGAGCCGGATCACTCCAGGTCATGCTGTGGGAGCGCGCTCGGGAACCGCACGCTCACCGCTGGTCACTGCCCGGTGGCGGGCTGGGCGACGACGAGGACGTCGAGGCCTCGATCCGCCGCCAGCTGGCCGAGAAGGTCGACGTGCGACAGTTGTCACACGTCGAGCAGCTGGCGGTGTTCAGCAACCCAGCGCGGGTGCCCGGACCCCGGGTCGTCGCGACCGCGTTCCTCGGCCTGGTGCCCTCGCACATGGACCCGGTGGTGCCGTCCGACACCGCCTGGCACCCGGTGGACGCCCTGCCCGCGACGGCGTTCGACCACGAGCTGATCTGCCGCCGCGCCCGCAACCGGCTCGCGTCCAAGCTGTCCTACACCAACCTCGGGTTCGCGCTGGCGCCGCCGGAGTTCACCATCTCCGCGCTGCGCTCGCTGTACTCGGCGGCCCTGGGGTACAAGGTGTCGGCGACCAACCTGCAGCGCGTGCTGTCGCGGCGGGGGCTGCTGGAGCCGACGGGCGGGACCGTGCAACCCGGGCCGTCCGGCGGTCGCCCCGCCGCGCTGTTCCGGTTCGTGTCCGGCGAGATGCGGGTGACGGACCCGTTCGCCGTGCTGAGGCCACCATCCACCCGTAGCTTGGGTTCGTGA
- the nadA gene encoding quinolinate synthase NadA: MVATAYVERASDGAYDGIAPDAAWRDEVLELARQRDAVILAHNYQLPEIQDIAHHTGDSLALSRIAAASDASTIVFCGVHFMAETAKILAPHKTVLIPDERAGCSLADSITGEQLREWKAEHPGAVVVSYVNTTAEVKAETDICCTSSNAVDVVRSIPADREVLFLPDQFLGAHVKRETGRENLRVWAGECHVHAGINGPELAERAAANPDADLFIHPECGCATSALYLAGEGTVPADKVKILSTGDMITAARRTSAKSVLVATEIGMLHQLRRAAPEIDFRAVNDRASCRYMKMITPAALLRGLRENRDEVHVDLETAKRAQGAVQRMIEIGQPGGGE, encoded by the coding sequence ATGGTCGCCACCGCCTACGTGGAGCGCGCCTCCGACGGCGCCTACGACGGCATCGCGCCGGACGCCGCCTGGCGGGACGAGGTGCTGGAGCTGGCCCGCCAGCGGGACGCGGTGATCCTGGCGCACAACTACCAGCTCCCCGAGATCCAGGACATCGCCCACCACACCGGCGACTCGCTGGCGCTGAGCCGCATCGCCGCCGCGAGCGACGCGTCCACCATCGTCTTCTGCGGCGTGCACTTCATGGCCGAGACCGCGAAGATCCTGGCGCCGCACAAGACCGTGCTGATCCCGGACGAGCGGGCGGGCTGCTCGCTGGCCGACTCGATCACCGGCGAGCAGCTGCGCGAGTGGAAGGCCGAGCACCCCGGCGCGGTCGTCGTCTCCTACGTCAACACCACGGCCGAGGTGAAGGCGGAGACCGACATCTGCTGCACCTCGTCGAACGCGGTGGACGTGGTGCGGTCCATCCCGGCCGACCGGGAGGTGCTGTTCCTGCCGGACCAGTTCCTCGGCGCGCACGTCAAGCGCGAGACGGGCCGGGAGAACCTGCGCGTCTGGGCGGGCGAGTGCCACGTGCACGCGGGCATCAACGGCCCGGAGCTGGCCGAGCGCGCGGCGGCGAACCCGGACGCCGACCTGTTCATCCACCCCGAGTGCGGGTGCGCCACGTCGGCGCTCTACCTCGCGGGGGAGGGCACCGTGCCCGCCGACAAGGTGAAGATCCTGTCGACCGGCGACATGATCACCGCCGCCCGGCGGACCAGCGCGAAGTCGGTGCTGGTGGCCACCGAGATCGGCATGCTGCACCAGCTGCGCCGGGCCGCGCCGGAGATCGACTTCCGGGCGGTGAACGACCGGGCGTCGTGCCGGTACATGAAGATGATCACCCCGGCGGCCCTGCTGCGCGGCCTGCGCGAGAACCGGGACGAGGTGCACGTGGACCTGGAGACCGCGAAGCGGGCGCAGGGCGCGGTGCAGCGCATGATCGAGATCGGGCAGCCCGGCGGCGGGGAATGA
- a CDS encoding L-aspartate oxidase yields MSTPLVTTPLWEARADLLVVGTGVAGLTAALRARELGLRVLVVTKAAGEDGNTRWAQGGVAVVLPGEHDEGDTVDAHVRDTLVAGAGLCDEAAVAAIIAGGPAAVARLRERGAVFDAAPTGGLARTREGGHSAFRVVHAGGDATGAEVERALLAAASDGRVPVLENHVAVDAVRTPLGQVCGLLVLDGNGVPGVLGAPAVLLASGGLGQLYQATSNPEVATGDGLALALRAGAVAADVEFVQFHPTVLYTGRGARGRCPLVTEAVRGEGAVLLDATGARVMRGVHPLEDLAPRDVVAAAITRHVAGAPGGVDDHVFLDATGIADFARRFPTVHAACLAAGVDPAGEPIPVAPAAHFACGGVVSDVAGRTGVTGLYAAGEVARTGLHGANRLASNSLLEGLVVGTRAAEAVAADLALGVLAPASASASVAIELPTAPVADRDSLQRVMSRYAAIGRDAEGLAVVGSVLDLSTADRRLTSRELVEDAALTVAARALIAAAARREESRGCHVRTDFTERDDVAWQRGQVVRLNPSGQPVLADPVVARGVA; encoded by the coding sequence ATGAGCACCCCGCTGGTGACCACCCCGCTGTGGGAGGCCCGTGCCGACCTGCTGGTCGTCGGCACGGGGGTGGCCGGGCTGACGGCGGCGCTGCGCGCGCGTGAGCTGGGGCTGCGGGTCCTGGTGGTGACCAAGGCCGCCGGCGAGGACGGCAACACCCGGTGGGCGCAGGGCGGCGTGGCCGTCGTGCTGCCCGGCGAGCACGACGAGGGCGACACGGTCGACGCGCACGTGCGCGACACGCTGGTGGCGGGCGCCGGGCTGTGCGACGAGGCCGCCGTCGCGGCGATCATCGCGGGCGGTCCGGCGGCGGTGGCCCGGCTGCGCGAGCGCGGCGCGGTGTTCGACGCCGCGCCGACCGGTGGGCTGGCCCGCACGCGGGAGGGCGGGCACAGCGCGTTCCGGGTGGTGCACGCGGGCGGCGACGCGACCGGCGCGGAGGTCGAGCGCGCGTTGCTGGCGGCGGCGTCCGACGGTCGGGTGCCGGTGCTGGAGAACCACGTCGCGGTGGACGCGGTGCGCACGCCGCTCGGCCAGGTGTGCGGCCTGCTGGTGCTGGACGGCAACGGCGTGCCCGGCGTGCTCGGCGCGCCCGCCGTGCTGCTGGCCAGCGGCGGCCTCGGCCAGCTCTACCAGGCCACGTCCAACCCGGAGGTGGCCACCGGCGACGGCCTGGCGCTGGCGCTGCGCGCGGGCGCGGTGGCGGCGGACGTCGAGTTCGTGCAGTTCCACCCGACCGTGCTCTACACCGGGCGCGGCGCGCGTGGCCGCTGCCCGCTGGTGACGGAGGCGGTGCGCGGCGAGGGCGCGGTGCTGCTCGACGCGACCGGCGCGCGCGTCATGCGCGGCGTGCACCCGCTGGAGGACCTGGCGCCGCGCGACGTGGTGGCGGCGGCGATCACCCGGCACGTGGCGGGCGCGCCGGGCGGCGTGGACGACCACGTGTTCCTGGACGCCACCGGCATCGCCGACTTCGCGCGCCGGTTCCCGACCGTGCACGCGGCCTGCCTCGCGGCGGGGGTGGACCCGGCGGGCGAGCCGATCCCGGTCGCGCCCGCGGCGCACTTCGCGTGCGGCGGCGTCGTGTCCGACGTGGCCGGTCGAACCGGTGTGACCGGCCTGTACGCGGCGGGCGAGGTGGCCCGCACCGGGCTGCACGGCGCGAACCGGCTGGCGTCCAACAGCCTGCTGGAGGGCCTGGTCGTCGGCACGCGGGCCGCCGAGGCGGTGGCCGCGGACCTGGCGCTGGGCGTGCTGGCGCCCGCCTCGGCCTCGGCGTCGGTCGCGATCGAGCTGCCGACGGCGCCGGTCGCCGACCGGGACTCGCTGCAGCGGGTGATGTCGCGGTACGCGGCGATCGGCCGGGACGCCGAGGGCCTGGCCGTGGTCGGCTCGGTGCTCGACCTGTCCACCGCGGACCGGCGGCTGACCAGCCGGGAGCTGGTGGAGGACGCGGCGCTCACCGTGGCGGCGCGGGCGTTGATCGCGGCGGCGGCGCGGCGCGAGGAGTCGCGCGGCTGCCACGTGCGCACCGATTTCACCGAGCGGGACGACGTGGCGTGGCAGCGCGGCCAGGTGGTCCGGCTCAACCCGTCCGGCCAGCCGGTGCTGGCGGACCCCGTGGTGGCGAGGGGAGTGGCGTGA